In the genome of Nocardia sp. NBC_00416, one region contains:
- a CDS encoding enoyl-CoA hydratase/isomerase family protein has product MSAGPGPADLDAVPTGEPELIVSDRDGVRTVTLNRPHRKNAMTWAMWRALADVLRDTGGDRTVRALVLTGAGRAFCSGADISVPDARHPMDKMRIFTDLALHLHELPIPTVAKVTGVAVGAGWNLALGCDLVVATPDATFAQIFARRGLSLDLGGSWLLPKLVGLQQAKRLAMLAETVDAGHAESLGLVTWVIAADEIDAFTDDLADRLAAGPPVALAQTKALLNEGADHTLREALAGEARAQGVNFATADAPEAYAAFAGKRTPRFTGAWSLPPAGGEKGSG; this is encoded by the coding sequence GTGAGCGCCGGGCCCGGCCCGGCCGATCTCGACGCCGTGCCGACCGGAGAGCCCGAACTGATCGTGTCCGATCGGGACGGAGTGCGGACGGTGACTCTGAACCGGCCGCACCGTAAGAACGCGATGACCTGGGCGATGTGGCGTGCGTTGGCCGATGTCCTGCGCGATACCGGCGGTGACCGCACCGTCCGGGCGCTGGTGCTCACCGGCGCCGGTCGCGCGTTCTGCTCCGGCGCCGATATCTCGGTGCCCGACGCCCGGCATCCGATGGACAAGATGCGTATCTTCACCGATCTGGCTCTGCACCTGCACGAACTGCCGATCCCGACCGTCGCGAAGGTGACCGGGGTGGCCGTCGGCGCGGGCTGGAACCTGGCACTGGGCTGTGACCTGGTGGTGGCGACCCCGGACGCGACCTTCGCGCAGATCTTCGCGCGCCGCGGTCTGTCGCTGGATCTGGGCGGCTCCTGGCTGCTGCCGAAACTGGTCGGGTTGCAGCAGGCGAAACGCCTGGCGATGTTGGCCGAGACGGTCGACGCGGGACACGCCGAGTCGCTCGGCCTGGTGACCTGGGTGATCGCGGCCGACGAGATCGACGCGTTCACCGACGATCTCGCGGATCGGCTCGCCGCCGGACCCCCGGTGGCGTTGGCGCAGACGAAAGCGCTTCTCAACGAAGGCGCCGACCATACATTACGAGAGGCTCTGGCCGGCGAGGCCCGGGCCCAGGGAGTCAATTTCGCCACAGCCGATGCGCCGGAGGCGTATGCGGCCTTCGCCGGGAAGCGCACCCCGCGGTTCACCGGCGCATGGTCGCTGCCTCCGGCCGGCGGCGAGAAAGGGAGCGGGTAG